Part of the Uloborus diversus isolate 005 chromosome 2, Udiv.v.3.1, whole genome shotgun sequence genome, TTCTCAATTTTCTTCCTTATATTCTCaatcttttcataaaattttcgccatttttcaacttcaatttcATGTGCTTTTAAGTTTTCTTCTGTAAACTCCTCAGACTTGAAAAggtgaaagttttctttttcttcatcagAAGCAAAACAGTCCTTCCAAAGTGATGACAGCTCTTCTCTTAAATTacaaatgtactttttcaggttTTGTCGCTTCAGCTCTTCACAATTTTGGATTTCATCTTCGATAGACTTCAGAGTTGAAACTTTATAATCCTGATGCTTAGATAGAaacaattttctttcattttctggaATCTGCAATCTTTCCCATAGATCATTAAGTTTCTTTAATAACATTTTCCTTTGATTTTCTAAGTCTGCTTTCCTGCTTCTCACTTTCTTCAGCACTTCATCCAAAACTTCAAATGTTTCATTGGTAAGAGTAATGGTATCTTCACtgctacttaaaatttttttctccaatggCAATTCAGGCTGTATTTCAGTTATTTCTAGAATAGTGGTAAGTTCTCTTTTTGCAGTACATAATCTTTGAAAGcgtaagtttctttctttttgcaaaaCAGATACATACTCTTCCAACTCTAAGATATCCCGCTCGCTAGGGACTCCAGTTTTAGATGTAATTTCCAAGGCTGACCAATCCAAAATTCTGCAATACTTGAGTTCCACATTACGAAGTTCTTGAAACTTTTTCATTCGTACATCTTTCATTTCCTTCAAATCATTTACTTTCTTccttaaaatttcttctttcacAAGTAAAGTGCCTTCAACTTCTTCCCCACAAGGGACGGAGAGCTGCTTTGATAATTGTGAAATTTCTTCTGAAAATACTTTAACCCGCAGCAACAGACTATTATAAGTTGTATTATCTTCATTGAATATGTCTTGAGATAGTTCAAGGACATGCTGCCAGGCTGTTTTACATCGGAtagctttcttttcttctttcataCCAATCAAGTCCCATATTGAATAAAGATTATTCAtagttcttttcaattttaagatgCTTTCATCTTCAATACTTTTGACTGATTCGTCCATGATTGAGTCAATAAAACATTTATGGCAcctgaaagaattcaaaacaccaTAATAATTAAAACGTCACAacacaaatgaaaacaatattttaataacatGGTATATAAAGTCAGAAATGAATCTTTCAAGTTGTTGGTGAAAAAATTTTATATCGGAGGTGAACAATCAATATGAGGGTTCGcagaggaaaatttaaaaaatataggaatttttaaacaaattatttaaataattaaaatcaggggtctggc contains:
- the LOC129217415 gene encoding protein regulator of cytokinesis 1-like, whose protein sequence is MDESVKSIEDESILKLKRTMNNLYSIWDLIGMKEEKKAIRCKTAWQHVLELSQDIFNEDNTTYNSLLLRVKVFSEEISQLSKQLSVPCGEEVEGTLLVKEEILRKKVNDLKEMKDVRMKKFQELRNVELKYCRILDWSALEITSKTGVPSERDILELEEYVSVLQKERNLRFQRLCTAKRELTTILEITEIQPELPLEKKILSSSEDTITLTNETFEVLDEVLKKVRSRKADLENQRKMLLKKLNDLWERLQIPENERKLFLSKHQDYKVSTLKSIEDEIQNCEELKRQNLKKYICNLREELSSLWKDCFASDEEKENFHLFKSEEFTEENLKAHEIEVEKWRKFYEKIENIRKKIEKRNQLWDLLTVFENKANDPNRFKNRRGNLLKEEKDRKKLGEDLPALENEIFIDIENFEAENGISFLYHGENYRETVLKQWEERRMQKENEKIMRHKKRMLQVESEATLGTPSLKRTLCATPRNTPSKLFKSSSSVAMCRTPLLSATKNSPRITGKKSVTKLSSVKNCLLYGTQQRAVLKEKSQNNVVSGSKDDTTYSLFASTVDKSSRYLFRSSVLTSKKTVGTRISNGNKKKRISNSNKNKQRSTNKSLRRSTRNNVSAKFTTPARGNLGLPFLI